In the genome of Streptomyces sp. NBC_00259, the window TCGAGAACCGTCATCTGATGTCGGCGGCCGAGGACGCCGGGCTCGGCAACCCGTACCACGCCGGGCACTACGGCTGGTGGCACGAGACGCTTCGAGAGGCCCTGCGCCAGGTGCCCGGCGTCCCCGACGCGGACTTCGCCGCCCACGCGCTGCTGGCCGCCATCCGCGCCGACCTCGTGGTGCATCTGATCGACGATCAGGGGACCGCGCCCGAGCACCTGCGGGCCACGCTCGCGGCCTACGTCGACACCGTCCTCGGCGACAGCTCCGGCGCGGCCCCGCCGAAGCGGCATTGACCCGGCGGCGACGACGCGGTCAGGCGGCGGTCCAGACGGTCGTGGTGTTGCAGAACTCCTTGATGCCGTGCCCGGACAGTTCGCGGCCGTAGCCCGACCGCTTCACGCCCCCGAAGGGCATCGCCGGGTGTGAGGCGGTCATGCCGTTGAAGAAGACACCGCCCGCCTCGATGTCCCGGACGAACCGCTCCATCTCGCCCTCGTCGCGGGTCCAGACGTTCGAACTCAGGCCGAAGGGGCTGTCGTTGGCGACGGAGACGGCCTCCTCGAGGTCCGCCACGCGGTAGACGGTCGCGACCGGGCCGAAGGCCTCCTCCTGGTGGATGCGCATCTCGGGGGTGATCCCGGTGAGTACGGTCGGGAGGTAGAACCAGCCGTGCGGCTGATCCCCGGGGCGTCCGGCACCGCACATCGCGCGCGCGCCGAGCCGTACGGCGTCGTCGACGAGTTCCTCCAGATCGGTGCGGCCCTGCTCGGTGGCGAGCGGTCCGACGTCGGTGGACCTCTCCAGCGGGTCGCCGACGGTGAGCGCCTCCATCCGGGCGGCGAACCGCTCGGTGAAGGTGTCGTAGACGTCCTCGTGGACGATGAACCGCTTGGCCGCGATGCAGGACTGACCGTTGTTCTGGACCCGCGCGGTGACCGCGGTCCGTGCGGCCTTGTCGACGTCGGCCGACGGCATCACCACGTACGGATCGCTGCCGCCGAGTTCCAGCACGGTCTTCTTGACCTCGTCCCCGGCGATCGAGGCGACCGACCGGCCGGCGGGCTCGCTTCCGGTGAGCGTCGCGGCGGCGACCCGGGGATCGCGCAGCACGCCCTCGACCGCGCCCGAGCCGATCAGGAGGGTCTGGAAGCAGCCGTCGGGGAAGCCTGCCCGGTGGAAGAGATCCCCCAGGTAGAGGGCGGTCTGCGGGACGTTGGAGGCGTGCTTCAGCAGTCCGGTGTTGCCGGCCATCAGCGCCGGCGCCGCGAACCGGACGACCTGCCAGAGCGGGAAGTTCCACGGCATCACGGCGAGGACCACGCCCAGGGGGCGGTAGTGGACCCGCGCCCTCGCGGCGCCCGAGTCCAACACGTCGTCCTCCGCGGGGTACTCGTCGGCGAGGAGCCGCTCGGCGTGATCGGCGTACCAGCGCATCGCCTTGACGCACTTCGCCGCCTCGGCCTCGGCCGCCGCGAGGGGTTTGCCCATCTCGCAGGTCATGGTGCGGGCGATGTCGTCGTGGTCCTCCTCGAGCAGCGCGGCCGCCCGTTTGAGGAGCCGGGAGCGCTCGGCGAACGAGGTCGTGCGGAACGTACGGAACGCCGCGTGGGCGGCGGCCAGCCGCTCCTCGATCACCTCGGGGCCGATCGCTTCGAAGGTCTTGAGCGTCTCGCCGGTCGCGGGGTTCACACTGGCGATGGGCATGGCTGTGTCCTCCTTCGGCCGCGCACTTACGACCCTGCCGCGCGCCGCGCGGAGCCGCAACGCGGCAGCCGGGGCAGCTGCCGCCGCACGGCGTTCACCCGAACGGGCAGCGGGTGACCGCGCGGCGTACGCTCGGGAGAGATGGATCACCCGGCTTCGATCCGTTCGCCCGGGGAGACGACGTGACGCGACATCGCCACAGCACACGGGGACCGGCCATCCTGACGGCGCTCGCCATGGCCGCGCTCGCGGCCGGCGGCGGCACCGCGTACGCCGACGACGACATCGAGACGCTCACCGCGCGGCAGATCTCCGAGAAGGCCCGCGAGGCCCTGCTCGGCGCCACATCGGTGCACATCACCAGCAAGGGCGACCTCGGCCGGCCCGGCGCGCCCGACGAGCTGGATCTCACCCTGGACCGCGCGGGGAACTGCGCCGGCTCGGTGAGCATGGGCGAGTCGGGATCCGTGGAGGTCATCAAGCGCGGCACAACGGTCTGGCTGAAGCCGGACGCGGCGTTCTGGAAGAACCACGTTCCCGGTGCGGGAGAGGCCGCCGAGGCGATCGTCGGGGACCGCTACGTACGCGGCTCGACCGAGGACAGCATGCTCAAGGGCATGGCCGAGGTGTGCGACCTCGACACGTTCGTGAACCGGCTCACCGGCGCCCCCGAGAGCGACGTCGTCCTCACCAAGGGCAAGAAGGCGGAGATCAACGACGTCGACGCCATCCCGCTGACGGGCGAGCGGTCGGGCAGGACGATCACGCTGTACGTCGCGACCGAGGGCAAGCCCTATCCGGTGCGCCTGGTCGTGAAGGGCGCCGGTGCGGCCGAGGCGACCGTCGACTTCTCGGCGTACGACACTCCGGTCCCGGCCGGAACTCCCCCGGCCGACGAGAGCATCGACCTGTCCACTCTGATGGGTTAGCCGCGACCCCGAGGGCCTGTCGGCCGGTCACACCTGGGTGGGCCGAGCCTCGGCCCGCCGCGCACCTGCCCGCGGGACCGCGGTGCGTTGGCGGCGCCGCACGGTGCCCAGCAGACTCGGCGCCATGTCGGGCAAGCGAAGCGCGGGCCTCCTTCTCTTCCGGGGCATGGATCCGGATGTCGAGGTGCTGATCGGGCACATGGGCGGCCCGTACTGGGCCGCCAAGGACGAGGGCGCGTGGTCGATCCCCAAGGGCGAGCACGGCCCTGAGGAACAGCCGGAGGCCGCCGCGCGCCGGGAGTTCGAGGAGGAGCTCGGACTGCCGGCGCCGGACGGGGACCGGATTCCGCTCGGTGAGAGCCGCCAGTCGGGCGGCAAGACCGTCACGGTCTGGGCGGTCGAGGGCGACCTCGACGCCCGGGCGGTGGTGCCCGGCACTTTCACGATGGAGTGGCCGCCACGGTCCGGCGTGCTGAGTGAGTTCCCGGAGATCGACCGGGTCGGCTGGTTCTCCCTGGAGCGCGCGGCGGAGCTGCTCGTCCCGGGCCAGCGGATCTTTCTGGACCGGCTCGGCCACCACATACGCGGCGACCGCTGACAGCGGTCGCCGCTCCTGAACCGGAGGAAACACCCCGTGCCCCCTTACCTCAAGGCCGTCGCCGTCTGCGGCGCGGCGCTGCTCACCGCGACCGCTCTCCCCGCCACCACCTCCCGTGCGTACGCCGAGGGTTCGGTGACGGCCCGGGAACTACTGGCAGAGGTCAGTAGCTGCTCACGAATATCCGACGGCTTCTACCAGACCGACGCGGACGAGGACGAGTCCGTCGCGGTGTGCGGGACCAGGGAGGCCGTGTTCTGGAAAGCGGACATGGACATCGACTGCGACGGCTGGCCGAGCGAGGAGTGCAACAGCGACACGGATCCCTACTTCCAGCCCGAGACCGCGTACGCGGACTCCGTGGGAGATCCGCTCGACTCCGCCGAGCTGCCCTTCATCGTCGTCCCGGCGGCGAGTTCGCTCTGGGACTACAACGAGTCCGGCATACGCGGCGGCAGCGTCGCGGCCGTCATCTACCGCAACCGGGTGATGTACGGGGTGGTCGGGGACGCCGGACCGAGCGAACTGATCGGCGAGGCGTCGTACGCCATGGCCGACGCGCTGGGCATCGATCCCGATCCACACGAAGGAGGCGCCAGTTCGGGCGTCACCTACATCGTGTTCCGTGACTCCAAGGCCTCCCCCATCGAGTCCCATCGCGCGGCCTCCACGATCGGCGACAGGCTGGCGCGGAAGTTCGTCGGCCGCTCGTGACGGACCCCTGCCATGGACCCCGTGGAAGCACTGGACCGGATCGCCTTCCTGCTGGAGCGTTCCGGGGCTCCCACCTACCGGGTACGGGCGTTCCGTACGGCATCGGCGGCCGTCGCCGCGCTGGGTGAGCGCGAGACCGGGGAGCGGGCCGAGGCCGGTTCGCTGGAGTCGGTGCGGGGCCTCGGGCCGAAGACCGCGCAGGTCGTGCGGGAGGCGCTGGCGGACGAGGTGCCCGGGTATCTGCTGCGGCTGGAGGACGAGTCGGACGGCGGGCCGGCCGAGGGCGAGACGGGAACGCGGTTGCGCGCGGCACTGCGCGGCGACTGTCATCTGCACTCGGACTGGTCGGACGGCGGCAGCCCCATCGAGGCGATGGGGCGTGCCGCCGCCGGCCTCGGCCACGCGTGGGCCGTGCTCACCGATCACTCCCCCAGGCTCACGGTCGCGCGGGGGCTGAGCGCGGAGCGGCTGCGCGAGCAGCTGGACGTGGTGGCGGAACTGAACCGGACCTGGGCGCCGTTCCGGCTGCTCACCGGCATCGAGTGCGACATCCTGCCGGACGGCTCGCTCGACCAGGAACCGGAGCTGCTGGACCGGCTCGATCTGGTGGTCGCCTCCGTGCACTCCAAGCTCCGGATGGAGGCGCGGCCGATGACCCGGCGCATGGTGGCCGCCGTGACGAATCCGCTGGTCGATGTCCTGGGGCACTGCACAGGGCGGCTGTTGACGGGGCGTGACGGGGCCCGGGGCCGCCCCGAGTCGGAGTTCGACGCGGAGCAGGTGTTCGCGGCGTGTGCCGAGACCGGCACGGCCGTGGAGATCAACAGCCGGCCGGACCGTCTGGATCCGCCGCGGCGGCTGCTGCGCGCGGCGGTCGAGGCGGGCACCCTGTTCGCCGTCGACTCGGACGCCCACGCCCCGGGCCAGCTGGACTGGCTGATCAACGGCTGTGTCCGGGCGGAGGAGTGCGGCGTGCCTCCCTCCCGGGTCGTCAACACATGGAGTGCGGACGCTCTGCTGCGCTGGACGCGGACCCGGGAGCTGCCGGAGGGCTGAGCGAGGTGCGGGCCGCGGCGGCCCGGGGCTCTGCCCGTGCTGTGCGGACCGTGAGGTGCGACCTTGGAGTGGGACGCCCCGCAGAGGAGAGGACGGCGATCACCGTGACCGTGACGGACCGGCACGAGGAAGTATCGGTGCAGCTCAGCGGCGCACCGGAGGACGCGGACGCCGTCTTCGGCGCGCTGGTCGCGGCGTACCCCTGCGACCGGGACGCCGAGGAGCACCCGCATCTGGTGGACCAGAGCGGCCACCCGACGATCTGGTCGGCCACTTACGACGTGGCACCCGCCGAGACGGCGGCGCCGGTGGCGGCCACGGCGCTCGGCGCGCCTGTGGCGGCCGAGCTGTCCGGGTCGTACGCGGCGGTGGACCGGCTCGCCCAGGCACTCAGCAGCGGTTTCGCGGTGGAGGAGGAACACGCGGTGTCGGGGGACGGCGAGAAGCAGCTGCGGGTGCGGCTGGCCTCGTCGCCGGCAGCGAACGGCTGACGCGGCCGTCGAACGGGGCCGCACACGTGGGTGTCGCCGAGGCTCCCTTGCATGCCTTGACAGGCATATAACCAGTGACGCATATTCGATGGCATGACGGACGCCATCTGGTCGGCCCTGGTGGATCCGCACCGGCGGGCCGTGCTCGATCTGCTGCGCGAGGGCGACCGTGCGGTGGGCGAGCTGGTCGAGCTGCTCGGCCAGTCCCAGCCGAACGTGTCCAAGCATCTGCGGGTGCTGCGCGAGGCCGGGCTCGTCCGGGTGCGCAGACAGGCACAGCAGCGCATCTACGCGATCGAGCCCGGCCCGATCGCGGAGCTCGACGCCTGGCTCGCGCCGTACCGGCGTCTGTGGAACGACCGTCTCGACGCACTGGGCCGCTACCTCGACGACGAAGACGGTGTCGGTGCAGCAGCACACGCAGAGGAGCCATCATGAACCGCGGAACCTTCATCGACTTCGAGGGCCGCCCCGCCGTCCGCTTCGAACGCAGCTATCCGCACCCCGTGGAGCGGGTCTGGGCCGCCGTCTCCGAGCCGGAAGGGCTCGCCCACTGGTTCCCGTCGAAGGTCCGGATCGAACCGCACGAGGGCGGGAAGATCGAGTTCTCGGAGGACCCCAACCTGCCGGCGACGACGGGCACGGTGCTGGTCTTCGAGCCGCCGCACCGGCTCGCCTTCACCTGGGAGGGCGACGAGATCCACCTGGAGGTGACGGCCGAGGGCGAGGGCTGCCGGCTGGCCCTCACCAATGTCCTGGCCGCGCGGAACACCGCGGCCCGCAACGCCGCGGGCTGGAGCGTGTGTCTCACCGAGCTGGACCGGCATCTGGCGGGCGCCCGGTCCGAGGGCCCGCACAGCGAGTCGGCCGAACCGTGGAAGCCGTACTACGACGCCTATGTCTCGGAGGGCATGCCCTCGGGCGCGGAGATTCCCGGCGCGCCCTCGCAGGAGTCCTGAGCGCCGGGCGGCGCGGCCCGGCGCTCAGGACCGGCTCGTGCGGGCCCTACGGCACCGGCCGTACGGGCAGCTCCTGGACGCTGTTCCCGACGAAACTGGCGTGGCGCGTGAGCTCAGGCTCCGTGACGGCGAGGTCCAGCTCCGGGAAGCGGGTGAACAGCTGCTCCAGGGCGATGGTCGCCTCCATCCGGGCCAGCGGCGCGCCCAGGCAGTAGTGCGGCCCGTGGCCGAGCGAGAGATGGCGGGTCGCGGACTCGCGGGTGATGTCGAAGCGGTCGGCGTCCGGGCCGTGCGCGGCCTTGTCGCGCCCCGCGGCGGAGTATCCGGCGAGGACCGGAGTGCCCTTGGGGACGACCGTCCCGTCGAGGGTGAGGTCCCGCGTCGGGTAGCGGAAGGGGAAGTAGCTGACCGGGCTGTCCCAGCGCAGCGTCTCCTCGACCACGTCGGACCAGCTCGCCTTGGCCGAGCGGACCAGCGCCAACTGGTCGCGGTGCGCGCACAGCGCACGGACGGCATTCGTGATCAGGTTCAGCGTGGTCTCGTGGCCGGCGATGATCATCAGCAGCAGTGTGCCGATCAGCTCCTGCGGGCTGAGCCGGTCGCCGCCCTCCTCACGGGCGGCGATCAGCGCGCTCGTGAGATCGTCGCCGGGGTCCTTCATCCGGGCGGCCGCGACGGTGCTGAGCACCTCCACCAGTTCCCTGTTGGCGGCCATCGCCTCCTTCGGGCCGATGTCGGTGGCGACGACCTGGTTCGACAGATGGTGCAGCCGCTCGTGGTACTCGGCGTCCACGCCGAGCAGTTCGCAGATGACGCCCATCGGCAGCGGCATCGCGAAGTGCCGGCGCAGATCGGCGACGCCACCGCCGTCCGTGGCAGCACGGCCGAGTCCGTCCAGCAGTTCGGCGGTCACCGTCTCGATCCGGGGCCGCAGCTCGGCCACCCGGCGCGCGGTGAACGCCTTGCTCACCAGCGAGCGCAGCCGCCGGTGGTCGTCGCCGTCGGCGGTGGTCATGCCCTGTACGGTCGCGAACGTCTTCAGCGGCCATCCGTCGGCTATCCGGCCCTCGCGCAGCGCGGTGAAGTGCCCGGCGCCCTTGGCGACATCGGGGTGGGCGAGGAACTCCTTGAGCGCGTCGTGTCCGAGCACGGCCATGCCCGCCACGTCACCGGGCAGGACGACCGGGGTGACCGCGCCCCGGGCGAGCAGGCGGGCGTTGTCCGCGTGCGGGCAGCCGCCGGCCGGGTCCATCCGGTGCGGGGTGGTGGGTGAGGTGCTCAACGGGGCTCTCCTGTCTGTGGCGCTGCGTGGGTGGGACGGTCTGCGCGGTCCGGCCGTGGGTGCCGCTGCGCGAGGGGCAGCTGGGAGTCCGTGAACCGCACGGGCAGCGCGGCGAGCCCCTTGCTCCACGGGGAGGAGATCCAGGCCAGCTCCGACTCCTCGACGGCCAGCTCCAGATCGGGCAGCCGGTGGCGGATGGTGTCCACCGCGGTACGCGTGATCAGCCGGGCCGGGTCCTGGGCGGGGCAGGTGTGCGGTCCCGCCCCGAACGCGAGATGGGAGCGGTTGCCGGCGACAGGACTGCCGCCCGGGGGCAGCACCGACGGGTCGGCGTTGGCCGCGGCGAGTCCGAGGACGAGCATGTCCCCGGCCTTGATGGACTGGCCGCCGAAGGTCAGGTCGCGGGTCGCGTACCGGGCGGGGAAGTTCTGCGTGGGCGGGAAGCGCCACAGCACCAGGTCGAGGGCGTCGTCGACGCTGAGATGACCGCCCGTCAGCGAGGAGCGGAACGCCGGGTCGCACAGCAGGATGCGCAGGGTCGTGGCGATCCAGTTCACGGTGGTCTGGTTGCCCGCGACGAACATCACCACCAGGTTGTGCAGCACCTCCTCGTCGGTGAGCCGGGCCGGGTGGTGCAGCAGCGCGGACGTGACGTCGTCACCGGGTCTGGACCGCTTCTCGTCGATCAGCGCCAGCAGGATCGCGTTCATCCGCCGGCTCGCGTTGGCCGAGTCCGCGTTGGCGACGACCATGCCGGCGATGGCGTGGACCAGTCGCTGGCCGGTCCGGTCGTCGAGGCCGAGGAGCCCGGTGATGACCTGCATGGGCAGCTTGCGCGCGTAGTGCGGTACGAGGTCGGCCTCACGGCGGTCGGCGAACGACGCGATCAGCCGCTCGGCCGCCACCCGTACGCCGCGCCGCAGTTCGTGCCCGTTGATACCGGCGAGCGCGTCGGAGACGGCGGCCCGCATCCGGCGGTGCTGCTGGCCGTCGGCGAACAGCAGCGCGGGCCGCCAGCCGACGAACGGCAGGATCGGCGAGTCCGCGGGCACCCGTCCTTCGCGCAGCAGGCTCCAGTGGCGCGGATCGTGGGAGAAGTCCTGCTCCTCGCGGGTGAGCCGGAGCAGCTCACGGTGGCCGAGGACGAGCCAGGCCGTGATGCCGGGGGCGACGGTGACGGGGGCCACCGGGCCGTGGGTGCGGCGGAGTTCCTCGTACAGGCCGGGCATCGCGTCGCCGTCGAGGTGCGGCCCGTACAGCGCGGTGGCGGCGGGGCGGCGTGCGCCGAAGCCGTCGGCCGGGGGCGGCGAGTAGCCGTGCGGGGTGGTCATGAGGACTCCGTGGCGGCGTCGATGAGATGGCGTACGAGAGCGATCAGGGCCCGGACCGAGGAGTGGGCGTCGCGGGCGTCGCAGGCGACCAGCGGGGTGTTCGGCAGCAGGTCGAGCGCCGTGCGCAGGTCGTCCTCGGTGTGCTGCGGGCTGCCGGGGAACACGTTGACCGCGACGGCGAACGGAAGATCGAGGTCCTCCAGGTTGCCGAGGGCCCCGAACGAGGCGGCCAGGTCGCGGGTGTCGATGAGCGCGAGCGCGCCGAGCGCGCCCTTGGCCAGGTCCCGCCAGGCGGGCAGGAACCGCTGCTGACCCGGGGTGCCGAACAGGTAGAGCACCAGTTCGTCGTCGATCGTGATCCGGCCGAAGTCGAGGGCGACGGTGGTGGTCGTCTTGGCGCGCTCCCCGCCGGTGTCGACGCGGGCGCCGGCCCGGGTCATCATCGCCTCGGTGGACAGCGGACGGATCTCCGAGACGGTCCCGATGAGCGTCGTCTTGCCGACGCCGAGCGGGCCCACGACGAGGATCTTCGCCGCGCCGGCGACGCTCGACGTCAGGTACTTGCCCGCCTGCGCGGCCCCCGGCTCCGCCGCGGACGCCGGGGCTCCCACGGACGCCGGCGGGGCCGCCGGCGCGGCATCCGGGGCCCGGTCGTCAGAGACGGCTTTCGAGGCCATGGAGGACCTTTCTCAGCATGGTCACATCGGCGCGTTCGGCCGGGGGGACGGGCGGGCGGGTCACGATCAGGCCCCAGTCGATGAGATCGGCGAGCAGCACCTGGACCACCGAGGGCGGCTGGCCCAGGTACGCGGCCACCTCGGCGACCGACAGCAGGCCCTGACAGTGCGTCAGGATCATCAGGTGCTCGGGCAGGAGGGACTCCGGTGCGGCGGTGTCCGCGGCCATCACCAGGGTCTCCCAGGACAGCGGCGCGGCCCCGGTGCACGCCCGGCCGCCGGTGATCACGTACGGACGTACCGCGCGGGTGGTGGCCCGTCCGTCCGCGCGGTCCGTCATGAGGACGGACTCGCCGGTTCCCGCGGCTGGGTGCTCAGATGGGCGCCGATCTTCGCCACCAGCACCTGCATCTGCTGGGCGACGAGGCCGACGTCGGCCTCGGTGTCGGTGGCGACGGCGAGATGCGCCCCGGCGCCGGCATGGGTGAACAGCACGAAGCCGTGCTCCGACTCCAGCATCAGCTGGCGCACCCCGGCACCGCCGCCGAACAGCAGCGCGGCGGTGGACCGTCCCGTCATGGTCATCGCGGCGCACGCGGCGGAGAGCGACTCGGCCTCGGGCACGCCGAGCCGGGTGACGGGCCCGGTGAGGTTCTCGGCGGAGTCGTGGCCGAGCCGCAGACCGTCCTCGGACACCACGACGGCGTGTCTGACACCCGGGATCTCGGTCAGCGGGCGCAGCATCCAGCCCAGGTCGGGCAGCCTCGTTATGGCTCCGGTCACGACCGGCCTCCCTCGTGATCGGTGTCGTCGGGCATGGGGGTGGTGGGCTCCAGGGCCGCGCGGCCGCGCCGCGAGCCGGAGACGACGCTGGCGATCGACGCGCGGGCGGCCTCCGGGGTCCAGCTGCCGTCGGGGGGCGCGGGCCGCGGTGCGCGGAGGGTCCGCTCCACGGCCGCTTCGCGGGCGCCGCGCCGGTTGCGGCGCCGCGGCAGTTCGCCCGGCCCCGGGGCCGGGACGCCGCCCGGCACCGGCCCGGCGGCATCGGGCGCGGGGAGGTCCGGCGCGGGATCCGCGGGGCGGGCCGTCGTCCGGGGCGGCTCGTACGGTGCGGGCTGCGGGGCCGCCGCGGGTTCCCGGCGCGGCGCGCTCAGCCGGGACAGCGGCTCGGTGAGCAGCCGGTGGGGTACGAAGGTGACGGCGCGGGTTCCGCCGTACGCCGAGGCGCCCGTCAGCTCGACGTTGAAGCCGAGTTCACGGGACCAGCGGCCGACGCAGGCCAGACCCAGACGGGGCACCGCGCCGAGTCTGGTCAGGTCCAGATCGTCGCGGAGCTGGGCGGTCGCCTGGTGCAGGACGTCCGCAGGCATGCCGAGGCCCGCGTCGTCGATCTCGACGACCGCCCCGGCGCCCACCTCCCGTACCGTCACGACGACCTGGGTGCTGGACGGTGAGAACACCGTGGCGTTCTCCAGGAGTTCGGCGACGGCGTGCATCAGGCCCTCGACGGCGGGCGGTACGACGTAGAGCGTCTGGCCGCCGTGCACCTCGACCCGGCCGAACTCGACGATGCGCGACTGGGCGCCGCGCACACAGTCGTACAGCGACACCGGACGCGTCTCCCGGCGCGCCGGCCAGATGCCGCACATCACGAGCAGCGTCTGGGCCTTGCGGGTCATCTGCGCGGCCGCGTGGTCGGCCTTCATCACCTCGGCCATCAGCCGGGGGTTCTCGATCGAGCGCTCGACCTTGTCCAGAACTTGCTGTTGGACCGTGGCCATCGCGTGCATGGTGCGGGCGACGGATTCGAACGCGGACTGCACGGAGTCGCGCAGGGCGCGCTCCCTGCGCACGGCCTCGTCCGAGCCGAGCGCGGTGACGACCGCGGCCAGGGCCCGCGCGAACTCGGCTCCGGTGTCGGCCTCCGTGGCGACCGGTCCGGGAACGCCGTCCAGCCGCTGACCGGTCCGGGTCCGCTCGGCGATGGCCGGGACGCGGACGGCGGCGAGATGCTCGATCTCGGCGCCGCGGGCCGCTGCCACCTGCGCCGCCCTCGCCCGCTCGAGCCGCTCGGAGGTCAGCGTGCGGCGCAGGGATAACGCCCAGATCAGCAGCGACAGCGCGACGATCGCGCCGCCGCCCGCACTCAGCAGGGCGCCCATGACACGTTGCTTCGGGATACGGCGACCACGGAGAACGAGCCCCTTCCAGACCACGCACGGGCTCCCCGGGCTATCGGGGGCATCCAGATCTTACGGTCAATCGGCCATGACCGAACGCCGGTTGTGCAACTACCGTCACTTTCCGCCAACGTGAGCGGGTGACGTGAATGGCTTTCGGTGCCGGTTTGTCGCATAGTGTGAGCGCGGCTCCGCCTCGCCCTCCGCGAGTGCGACGGCAACCGGGCGATCAGAGGTGCGGATCGATGCGTGCGCGGCGTGCGTCAGCGGTTCCCGCCGCCCTGCTCCTCGTCCTGCTCGCCCTGTTCGGCGGCGGTGCCTTCACCGCGCAGGCGCCCGTCGTGGGCGCGGCCCCGCCGGTGTCCGTGAGCGCGCCGGACGCCGCCGCGCCCTCGCGGCACCTCACGCGACACCTCACGCGGCTCCTGCGCGCCGACGGCACCCGGACACGGCAGGACGGGCCGGGCCGCACCACGGCCGAACAGCCGCACTCCGCCCGGCCGTTGCTCCTCCCGCCGGGATCCGGAGCAGTCGCCCCGCCCCTGCCGCACCTGCCCGTCCCGTGGCACGGGGCGCCGCGGGCACTCCCGGCGCACGACACCGCCCGTACGGCGGCCCCCCTGGCACTGCCGTACGTCCGCGGCCCTCCGGGGACGGCCGGTATCCGGTCCCGTCCCACATCACCGCCGGTACGCCCTTCCTGAGGGCGCACGGCGCCCTCACGGAGGAAACCCATGACCCGCACCACCGTGGTGCGGGCAGTGCTGGCTGCGCTCGTACTGCTCGCATCCGTCGTCATCGCACTCACCCAGTCCCCCAGACTCGGCCTGGATCTCCAGGGCGGCACCCGCATGGTGCTCCAGGCCCGTGACTCCGCGTCCGCCGAGGCGGACGCGGACACCACCGACCGCACCATCGAGGTACTGCGCCACCGCATCGACGCGCTCGGCGTCTCGGAGCCGACCCTCACCCGCTCCGGCGAGAACCGCATCGTGGTCGAACTGCCCGATGTCCAGGACCCCCGCAAGGCGTCCGAGGTCCTGGGCCGCACCGCCCAGCTGAGCTTCCACGCCGTCGAGGAGCCCGCCCCCGAAC includes:
- a CDS encoding DUF742 domain-containing protein, yielding MTDRADGRATTRAVRPYVITGGRACTGAAPLSWETLVMAADTAAPESLLPEHLMILTHCQGLLSVAEVAAYLGQPPSVVQVLLADLIDWGLIVTRPPVPPAERADVTMLRKVLHGLESRL
- a CDS encoding roadblock/LC7 domain-containing protein; the protein is MTGAITRLPDLGWMLRPLTEIPGVRHAVVVSEDGLRLGHDSAENLTGPVTRLGVPEAESLSAACAAMTMTGRSTAALLFGGGAGVRQLMLESEHGFVLFTHAGAGAHLAVATDTEADVGLVAQQMQVLVAKIGAHLSTQPREPASPSS
- a CDS encoding ATP-binding protein; this encodes MGALLSAGGGAIVALSLLIWALSLRRTLTSERLERARAAQVAAARGAEIEHLAAVRVPAIAERTRTGQRLDGVPGPVATEADTGAEFARALAAVVTALGSDEAVRRERALRDSVQSAFESVARTMHAMATVQQQVLDKVERSIENPRLMAEVMKADHAAAQMTRKAQTLLVMCGIWPARRETRPVSLYDCVRGAQSRIVEFGRVEVHGGQTLYVVPPAVEGLMHAVAELLENATVFSPSSTQVVVTVREVGAGAVVEIDDAGLGMPADVLHQATAQLRDDLDLTRLGAVPRLGLACVGRWSRELGFNVELTGASAYGGTRAVTFVPHRLLTEPLSRLSAPRREPAAAPQPAPYEPPRTTARPADPAPDLPAPDAAGPVPGGVPAPGPGELPRRRNRRGAREAAVERTLRAPRPAPPDGSWTPEAARASIASVVSGSRRGRAALEPTTPMPDDTDHEGGRS